A genomic segment from Lutzomyia longipalpis isolate SR_M1_2022 chromosome 3, ASM2433408v1 encodes:
- the LOC129792406 gene encoding PRKCA-binding protein isoform X3 → MAGETTDSFAYNSSCCRGPPLPEIDSLYGLKSSVWGMTVTSGTVVIKKDSSNLIGISIGGGGPLCPCLYIVQVFDGTPACREGTLQSGDELLGVNGQSVKGKTKVEVAKMIQGAADEVTIHYNKLHADPAQGESLDIILKKVKHRLVEGMSSSTADTLGLSRAILCNDSLVKRLQELQGTEAMYRGLVEHAKRMLKAHFDLLQTYQQFGCVFAAISVREPQARASEAFRLFGEMHRNMERDGVKMLKTLKPVLADVGTYLHKAIPDTKLTIRRYADAKFTYLSYCLKVKEMDDEEHSYAALQEPLYRVETGNYEYRLILRCRQEARARFARLRSDVLEKMELLESKHARDLTGQLKRFIEGLAILAQDTTERLQAHANLFPVEVDLKPSAFQYKSPTIESPPEDDDVTEAAENPNLDSMILNLDTLESPTEESRDLLMELGLNDIDLSQNMSDGTQLASLLEKNSVDDLLAPDLIN, encoded by the exons ATGGCTGGAGAAACCACGGATAGTTTCGCCTACAATAGTAGTTGTTGCCGTGGCCCTCCTCTGCCTGAAATTGATAGCCTTTATGGGCTCAAAAGCAGCGTTTG GGGGATGACGGTGACTTCAGGAACAGTTGTAATCAAGAAAGATTCCTCAAATCTCATTGGGATCTCCATTGGTGGCGGAGGGCCTCTCTGTCCATGCTTGTATATTGTTCAG GTCTTTGATGGCACCCCTGCATGCCGAGAAGGAACTCTCCAGAGCGGAGATGAGCTTCTCGGTGTGAACGGGCAGTCGGTGAAAGGAAAAACCAAAGTGGAAGTTGCAAAGATGATTCAGGGGGCTGCCGATGAGGTCACCATTCACTACAACAAGCTGCACGCTGATCCAGCCCAGGGGGAATCTCTGGATATTATTCTGAAGAAGGTGAAGCATCGCCTTGTTGAGGGAATGTCCAGCAGTACGGCTGACACGCTGGGACTCTCCCGGGCTATCCTCTGCAATGATTCCCTCGTGAAGCGCCTGCAGGAGCTCCAAGGCACTGAAGCTATGTACCGTGGACTTGTTGAGCACGCCAAGAGGATGCTAAAGGCGCATTTTGATCTTCTGCAGACGTACCAACAGTTTGGTTGTGTCTTTGCTGCCATCAGTGTCCGAGAACCTCAAGCGAGGGCTTCGGAGGCTTTCCGGCTATTTG gTGAAATGCACCGGAACATGGAGAGAGATGGCGTGAAGATGCTTAAAACCCTGAAGCCTGTTCTAGCTGATGTTGGGACGTACCTCCACAAGGCTATTCCGGACACAAAGCTAACAATCCGTCGGTATGCCGATGCCAAGTTCACCTATCTCTCGTACTGTTTGAAGGTGAAGGAAATGGATGATGAGGAACATAGCTATGCTGCCCTCCAGGAACCCCTGTATCGCGTTGAAACAGGCAACTACGAGTATCGCCTTATCCTGCGTTGCCGGCAGGAAGCTCGAGCACGATTCGCGCGTCTCCGGAGTGATGTTCTCGAGAAAATGGAACTTCTCGAGAGTAAGCATGCACGTGATCTCACGGGGCAGCTTAAGCGCTTCATTGAGGGTCTGGCCATCCTCGCTCAGGACACCACAGAACGCCTTCAGGCACATGCTAATCTCTTCCCTGTTGAAGTGGATCTCAAACCGAGTGCATTCCAGTACAAATCCCCCACTATTGAGTCCCCACCGGAAGATGATGACGTCACAGAAGCAGCTGAGAATCCCAACTTGGATTCGATGATTCTCAATTTGGACACCTTGGAATCTCCCACGGAGGAAAGTAGAGATTTGCTAATGGAATTGGGGCTCAATGATATTGATTTGAGTCAAAATATGAGCGATGGCACAC
- the LOC129792406 gene encoding PRKCA-binding protein isoform X1, whose product MWHYQRLPLYYDFLFEEDTKSNTTPQDPSVAPPPESANVLPESVIVDLVGCPMLSADQSNAILQNREIQRLGMTVTSGTVVIKKDSSNLIGISIGGGGPLCPCLYIVQVFDGTPACREGTLQSGDELLGVNGQSVKGKTKVEVAKMIQGAADEVTIHYNKLHADPAQGESLDIILKKVKHRLVEGMSSSTADTLGLSRAILCNDSLVKRLQELQGTEAMYRGLVEHAKRMLKAHFDLLQTYQQFGCVFAAISVREPQARASEAFRLFGEMHRNMERDGVKMLKTLKPVLADVGTYLHKAIPDTKLTIRRYADAKFTYLSYCLKVKEMDDEEHSYAALQEPLYRVETGNYEYRLILRCRQEARARFARLRSDVLEKMELLESKHARDLTGQLKRFIEGLAILAQDTTERLQAHANLFPVEVDLKPSAFQYKSPTIESPPEDDDVTEAAENPNLDSMILNLDTLESPTEESRDLLMELGLNDIDLSQNMSDGTQLASLLEKNSVDDLLAPDLIN is encoded by the exons aTGTGGCACTACCAAAGACTACCCCTATACtatgattttctctttgaggAGGACACCAA ATCTAATACAACACCACAAGATCCGTCTGTGGCACCACCCCCGGAATCCGCGAATGTGCTTCCTGAGTCGGTGATTGTTGATCTTGTTGGTTGCCCCATGTTAAGTGCTGACCAATCTAATGCCATCCTTCAAAATAGAGAAATTCAACGACT GGGGATGACGGTGACTTCAGGAACAGTTGTAATCAAGAAAGATTCCTCAAATCTCATTGGGATCTCCATTGGTGGCGGAGGGCCTCTCTGTCCATGCTTGTATATTGTTCAG GTCTTTGATGGCACCCCTGCATGCCGAGAAGGAACTCTCCAGAGCGGAGATGAGCTTCTCGGTGTGAACGGGCAGTCGGTGAAAGGAAAAACCAAAGTGGAAGTTGCAAAGATGATTCAGGGGGCTGCCGATGAGGTCACCATTCACTACAACAAGCTGCACGCTGATCCAGCCCAGGGGGAATCTCTGGATATTATTCTGAAGAAGGTGAAGCATCGCCTTGTTGAGGGAATGTCCAGCAGTACGGCTGACACGCTGGGACTCTCCCGGGCTATCCTCTGCAATGATTCCCTCGTGAAGCGCCTGCAGGAGCTCCAAGGCACTGAAGCTATGTACCGTGGACTTGTTGAGCACGCCAAGAGGATGCTAAAGGCGCATTTTGATCTTCTGCAGACGTACCAACAGTTTGGTTGTGTCTTTGCTGCCATCAGTGTCCGAGAACCTCAAGCGAGGGCTTCGGAGGCTTTCCGGCTATTTG gTGAAATGCACCGGAACATGGAGAGAGATGGCGTGAAGATGCTTAAAACCCTGAAGCCTGTTCTAGCTGATGTTGGGACGTACCTCCACAAGGCTATTCCGGACACAAAGCTAACAATCCGTCGGTATGCCGATGCCAAGTTCACCTATCTCTCGTACTGTTTGAAGGTGAAGGAAATGGATGATGAGGAACATAGCTATGCTGCCCTCCAGGAACCCCTGTATCGCGTTGAAACAGGCAACTACGAGTATCGCCTTATCCTGCGTTGCCGGCAGGAAGCTCGAGCACGATTCGCGCGTCTCCGGAGTGATGTTCTCGAGAAAATGGAACTTCTCGAGAGTAAGCATGCACGTGATCTCACGGGGCAGCTTAAGCGCTTCATTGAGGGTCTGGCCATCCTCGCTCAGGACACCACAGAACGCCTTCAGGCACATGCTAATCTCTTCCCTGTTGAAGTGGATCTCAAACCGAGTGCATTCCAGTACAAATCCCCCACTATTGAGTCCCCACCGGAAGATGATGACGTCACAGAAGCAGCTGAGAATCCCAACTTGGATTCGATGATTCTCAATTTGGACACCTTGGAATCTCCCACGGAGGAAAGTAGAGATTTGCTAATGGAATTGGGGCTCAATGATATTGATTTGAGTCAAAATATGAGCGATGGCACAC
- the LOC129792406 gene encoding PRKCA-binding protein isoform X2 yields the protein MLDEYQDDYFLEEDKISNTTPQDPSVAPPPESANVLPESVIVDLVGCPMLSADQSNAILQNREIQRLGMTVTSGTVVIKKDSSNLIGISIGGGGPLCPCLYIVQVFDGTPACREGTLQSGDELLGVNGQSVKGKTKVEVAKMIQGAADEVTIHYNKLHADPAQGESLDIILKKVKHRLVEGMSSSTADTLGLSRAILCNDSLVKRLQELQGTEAMYRGLVEHAKRMLKAHFDLLQTYQQFGCVFAAISVREPQARASEAFRLFGEMHRNMERDGVKMLKTLKPVLADVGTYLHKAIPDTKLTIRRYADAKFTYLSYCLKVKEMDDEEHSYAALQEPLYRVETGNYEYRLILRCRQEARARFARLRSDVLEKMELLESKHARDLTGQLKRFIEGLAILAQDTTERLQAHANLFPVEVDLKPSAFQYKSPTIESPPEDDDVTEAAENPNLDSMILNLDTLESPTEESRDLLMELGLNDIDLSQNMSDGTQLASLLEKNSVDDLLAPDLIN from the exons ATGCTGGATGAATATCAAGATGATTACTTTTTAGAAGAGGATAAGAT ATCTAATACAACACCACAAGATCCGTCTGTGGCACCACCCCCGGAATCCGCGAATGTGCTTCCTGAGTCGGTGATTGTTGATCTTGTTGGTTGCCCCATGTTAAGTGCTGACCAATCTAATGCCATCCTTCAAAATAGAGAAATTCAACGACT GGGGATGACGGTGACTTCAGGAACAGTTGTAATCAAGAAAGATTCCTCAAATCTCATTGGGATCTCCATTGGTGGCGGAGGGCCTCTCTGTCCATGCTTGTATATTGTTCAG GTCTTTGATGGCACCCCTGCATGCCGAGAAGGAACTCTCCAGAGCGGAGATGAGCTTCTCGGTGTGAACGGGCAGTCGGTGAAAGGAAAAACCAAAGTGGAAGTTGCAAAGATGATTCAGGGGGCTGCCGATGAGGTCACCATTCACTACAACAAGCTGCACGCTGATCCAGCCCAGGGGGAATCTCTGGATATTATTCTGAAGAAGGTGAAGCATCGCCTTGTTGAGGGAATGTCCAGCAGTACGGCTGACACGCTGGGACTCTCCCGGGCTATCCTCTGCAATGATTCCCTCGTGAAGCGCCTGCAGGAGCTCCAAGGCACTGAAGCTATGTACCGTGGACTTGTTGAGCACGCCAAGAGGATGCTAAAGGCGCATTTTGATCTTCTGCAGACGTACCAACAGTTTGGTTGTGTCTTTGCTGCCATCAGTGTCCGAGAACCTCAAGCGAGGGCTTCGGAGGCTTTCCGGCTATTTG gTGAAATGCACCGGAACATGGAGAGAGATGGCGTGAAGATGCTTAAAACCCTGAAGCCTGTTCTAGCTGATGTTGGGACGTACCTCCACAAGGCTATTCCGGACACAAAGCTAACAATCCGTCGGTATGCCGATGCCAAGTTCACCTATCTCTCGTACTGTTTGAAGGTGAAGGAAATGGATGATGAGGAACATAGCTATGCTGCCCTCCAGGAACCCCTGTATCGCGTTGAAACAGGCAACTACGAGTATCGCCTTATCCTGCGTTGCCGGCAGGAAGCTCGAGCACGATTCGCGCGTCTCCGGAGTGATGTTCTCGAGAAAATGGAACTTCTCGAGAGTAAGCATGCACGTGATCTCACGGGGCAGCTTAAGCGCTTCATTGAGGGTCTGGCCATCCTCGCTCAGGACACCACAGAACGCCTTCAGGCACATGCTAATCTCTTCCCTGTTGAAGTGGATCTCAAACCGAGTGCATTCCAGTACAAATCCCCCACTATTGAGTCCCCACCGGAAGATGATGACGTCACAGAAGCAGCTGAGAATCCCAACTTGGATTCGATGATTCTCAATTTGGACACCTTGGAATCTCCCACGGAGGAAAGTAGAGATTTGCTAATGGAATTGGGGCTCAATGATATTGATTTGAGTCAAAATATGAGCGATGGCACAC
- the LOC129792406 gene encoding PRKCA-binding protein isoform X5 — protein sequence MLDEYQDDYFLEEDKMGMTVTSGTVVIKKDSSNLIGISIGGGGPLCPCLYIVQVFDGTPACREGTLQSGDELLGVNGQSVKGKTKVEVAKMIQGAADEVTIHYNKLHADPAQGESLDIILKKVKHRLVEGMSSSTADTLGLSRAILCNDSLVKRLQELQGTEAMYRGLVEHAKRMLKAHFDLLQTYQQFGCVFAAISVREPQARASEAFRLFGEMHRNMERDGVKMLKTLKPVLADVGTYLHKAIPDTKLTIRRYADAKFTYLSYCLKVKEMDDEEHSYAALQEPLYRVETGNYEYRLILRCRQEARARFARLRSDVLEKMELLESKHARDLTGQLKRFIEGLAILAQDTTERLQAHANLFPVEVDLKPSAFQYKSPTIESPPEDDDVTEAAENPNLDSMILNLDTLESPTEESRDLLMELGLNDIDLSQNMSDGTQLASLLEKNSVDDLLAPDLIN from the exons ATGCTGGATGAATATCAAGATGATTACTTTTTAGAAGAGGATAAGAT GGGGATGACGGTGACTTCAGGAACAGTTGTAATCAAGAAAGATTCCTCAAATCTCATTGGGATCTCCATTGGTGGCGGAGGGCCTCTCTGTCCATGCTTGTATATTGTTCAG GTCTTTGATGGCACCCCTGCATGCCGAGAAGGAACTCTCCAGAGCGGAGATGAGCTTCTCGGTGTGAACGGGCAGTCGGTGAAAGGAAAAACCAAAGTGGAAGTTGCAAAGATGATTCAGGGGGCTGCCGATGAGGTCACCATTCACTACAACAAGCTGCACGCTGATCCAGCCCAGGGGGAATCTCTGGATATTATTCTGAAGAAGGTGAAGCATCGCCTTGTTGAGGGAATGTCCAGCAGTACGGCTGACACGCTGGGACTCTCCCGGGCTATCCTCTGCAATGATTCCCTCGTGAAGCGCCTGCAGGAGCTCCAAGGCACTGAAGCTATGTACCGTGGACTTGTTGAGCACGCCAAGAGGATGCTAAAGGCGCATTTTGATCTTCTGCAGACGTACCAACAGTTTGGTTGTGTCTTTGCTGCCATCAGTGTCCGAGAACCTCAAGCGAGGGCTTCGGAGGCTTTCCGGCTATTTG gTGAAATGCACCGGAACATGGAGAGAGATGGCGTGAAGATGCTTAAAACCCTGAAGCCTGTTCTAGCTGATGTTGGGACGTACCTCCACAAGGCTATTCCGGACACAAAGCTAACAATCCGTCGGTATGCCGATGCCAAGTTCACCTATCTCTCGTACTGTTTGAAGGTGAAGGAAATGGATGATGAGGAACATAGCTATGCTGCCCTCCAGGAACCCCTGTATCGCGTTGAAACAGGCAACTACGAGTATCGCCTTATCCTGCGTTGCCGGCAGGAAGCTCGAGCACGATTCGCGCGTCTCCGGAGTGATGTTCTCGAGAAAATGGAACTTCTCGAGAGTAAGCATGCACGTGATCTCACGGGGCAGCTTAAGCGCTTCATTGAGGGTCTGGCCATCCTCGCTCAGGACACCACAGAACGCCTTCAGGCACATGCTAATCTCTTCCCTGTTGAAGTGGATCTCAAACCGAGTGCATTCCAGTACAAATCCCCCACTATTGAGTCCCCACCGGAAGATGATGACGTCACAGAAGCAGCTGAGAATCCCAACTTGGATTCGATGATTCTCAATTTGGACACCTTGGAATCTCCCACGGAGGAAAGTAGAGATTTGCTAATGGAATTGGGGCTCAATGATATTGATTTGAGTCAAAATATGAGCGATGGCACAC
- the LOC129792406 gene encoding PRKCA-binding protein isoform X4, which yields MWHYQRLPLYYDFLFEEDTKGMTVTSGTVVIKKDSSNLIGISIGGGGPLCPCLYIVQVFDGTPACREGTLQSGDELLGVNGQSVKGKTKVEVAKMIQGAADEVTIHYNKLHADPAQGESLDIILKKVKHRLVEGMSSSTADTLGLSRAILCNDSLVKRLQELQGTEAMYRGLVEHAKRMLKAHFDLLQTYQQFGCVFAAISVREPQARASEAFRLFGEMHRNMERDGVKMLKTLKPVLADVGTYLHKAIPDTKLTIRRYADAKFTYLSYCLKVKEMDDEEHSYAALQEPLYRVETGNYEYRLILRCRQEARARFARLRSDVLEKMELLESKHARDLTGQLKRFIEGLAILAQDTTERLQAHANLFPVEVDLKPSAFQYKSPTIESPPEDDDVTEAAENPNLDSMILNLDTLESPTEESRDLLMELGLNDIDLSQNMSDGTQLASLLEKNSVDDLLAPDLIN from the exons aTGTGGCACTACCAAAGACTACCCCTATACtatgattttctctttgaggAGGACACCAA GGGGATGACGGTGACTTCAGGAACAGTTGTAATCAAGAAAGATTCCTCAAATCTCATTGGGATCTCCATTGGTGGCGGAGGGCCTCTCTGTCCATGCTTGTATATTGTTCAG GTCTTTGATGGCACCCCTGCATGCCGAGAAGGAACTCTCCAGAGCGGAGATGAGCTTCTCGGTGTGAACGGGCAGTCGGTGAAAGGAAAAACCAAAGTGGAAGTTGCAAAGATGATTCAGGGGGCTGCCGATGAGGTCACCATTCACTACAACAAGCTGCACGCTGATCCAGCCCAGGGGGAATCTCTGGATATTATTCTGAAGAAGGTGAAGCATCGCCTTGTTGAGGGAATGTCCAGCAGTACGGCTGACACGCTGGGACTCTCCCGGGCTATCCTCTGCAATGATTCCCTCGTGAAGCGCCTGCAGGAGCTCCAAGGCACTGAAGCTATGTACCGTGGACTTGTTGAGCACGCCAAGAGGATGCTAAAGGCGCATTTTGATCTTCTGCAGACGTACCAACAGTTTGGTTGTGTCTTTGCTGCCATCAGTGTCCGAGAACCTCAAGCGAGGGCTTCGGAGGCTTTCCGGCTATTTG gTGAAATGCACCGGAACATGGAGAGAGATGGCGTGAAGATGCTTAAAACCCTGAAGCCTGTTCTAGCTGATGTTGGGACGTACCTCCACAAGGCTATTCCGGACACAAAGCTAACAATCCGTCGGTATGCCGATGCCAAGTTCACCTATCTCTCGTACTGTTTGAAGGTGAAGGAAATGGATGATGAGGAACATAGCTATGCTGCCCTCCAGGAACCCCTGTATCGCGTTGAAACAGGCAACTACGAGTATCGCCTTATCCTGCGTTGCCGGCAGGAAGCTCGAGCACGATTCGCGCGTCTCCGGAGTGATGTTCTCGAGAAAATGGAACTTCTCGAGAGTAAGCATGCACGTGATCTCACGGGGCAGCTTAAGCGCTTCATTGAGGGTCTGGCCATCCTCGCTCAGGACACCACAGAACGCCTTCAGGCACATGCTAATCTCTTCCCTGTTGAAGTGGATCTCAAACCGAGTGCATTCCAGTACAAATCCCCCACTATTGAGTCCCCACCGGAAGATGATGACGTCACAGAAGCAGCTGAGAATCCCAACTTGGATTCGATGATTCTCAATTTGGACACCTTGGAATCTCCCACGGAGGAAAGTAGAGATTTGCTAATGGAATTGGGGCTCAATGATATTGATTTGAGTCAAAATATGAGCGATGGCACAC